A region from the Ammospiza nelsoni isolate bAmmNel1 chromosome 1, bAmmNel1.pri, whole genome shotgun sequence genome encodes:
- the LOC132073686 gene encoding leucine-rich repeat-containing protein 40-like, with protein sequence MDAVTFPRCACPRPDPLWRYLTEHDPKYEGKKKLKISGRELLSVPTQVFGLEQLQVLEMSPERESCLRYRMELLPQEIGRLRNLTCLYVDSNNLKKIPAEIGTLSCLERLTLSNNSLSSLPAEMGALQRLQSLHLANNSLTELPEPLCQLRSLTFLDVSDNKIDTIPSSIRHLEKLETLLLLFNSLESLPEDFCLLRNLHTLWLGNNHLRSLPAAFGELVNLDWGYNYCSCNFEGNPLESPPPEVCSRGPEGIRDYFSSLHRIWKD encoded by the coding sequence ATGGATGCAGTCACCTTTCCCAGATGTGCCTGTCCACGTCCTGACCCACTCTGGAGGTACCTCACAGAGCATGATCCAAAATATGAAGGGAAGAAGAAGCTCAAGATctctggcagggagctgctgtcagTTCCCACACAGGTCTttggcttggagcagctgcaggtgctggagaTGAGCCCAGAACGAGAGAGCTGCCTGAGGTacaggatggagctgctgccccaggagatCGGCCGTCTGAGGAACCTCACCTGCCTCTATGTGGACTCCAACAACTTGAAGAAAATCCCTGCTGAAATTGGCACTTTGAGCTGCTTGGAGAGGCTCACTCTGAGCAACAACAGCCTGAGCTCGCTGCCCGCAGAGATGGGGGCACTCCAAAGGTTGCAGAGCCTCCACCTTGCCAACAACAGCCTCACTGAGTTGCCTGAACCCCTCTGCCAGTTGAGGAGCCTCACCTTTCTGGATGTGAGTGACAACAAAATAGATACCATCCCCTCCAGCATTCGGCATCTGGAGAAACTGGAAACGTTGCTATTGCTCTTCAACTCACTGGAGAGCCTTCCTGAGGATTTCTGCCTTCTGAGGAATCTGCACACACTTTGGTTGGGAAACAACCACCTACGGTCCCTTCCAGCAGCCTTTGGGGAGCTGGTGAACCTGGACTGGGGCTACAACTACTGCTCGTGCAATTTTGAGGGGAATCCACTGGAGAGTCCTCCCCCTGAAGTCTGCAGCAGAGGCCCTGAAGGGATCAGAGACTATTTCTCATCACTTCATAGGATTTGGAAAGACTAA